In Amycolatopsis sp. EV170708-02-1, the following are encoded in one genomic region:
- a CDS encoding integrase core domain-containing protein → MVEAVLRARKELADEGWDNGPISIRWRLEKAGFIPLPSKSAIYRILREHGQIEPEPRKRPRTRRRFEYSDPNGCWQIDGMEYYLADGQKVCIIQILDDHSRLDVGSYAASSENGTDTWAALQQAFAGHGLPVKVLSDNGLAFSGKHRGQMVELERHLAEHGVTAIASRPYRPQTCGKNERVHRTLRKWLAARPPAENLAVLQQLLEDYRHIYNNHRRHQSLDGHTPRQRYDASPKATPATGREAPSGRTQRTVSATGVIAFSGCSIVLGRNWTGHTATVFWQGDRVTIMIGDTIARQLTLNRAVRYQPLNNKLSDKS, encoded by the coding sequence GTGGTCGAGGCGGTGCTGCGGGCCCGCAAGGAACTCGCGGACGAGGGCTGGGACAACGGGCCGATCTCGATCCGCTGGCGGCTGGAGAAGGCCGGGTTCATACCGTTGCCGTCGAAGTCGGCGATCTACCGGATCCTGCGCGAGCACGGCCAGATCGAACCGGAGCCCCGCAAGAGACCCCGCACGAGACGCCGGTTCGAGTACTCCGACCCGAACGGGTGCTGGCAGATCGACGGCATGGAGTACTACCTGGCCGACGGCCAGAAGGTCTGCATCATCCAGATCCTCGACGACCACTCCCGCCTCGACGTCGGCTCCTACGCCGCGAGCAGTGAGAACGGCACCGACACCTGGGCCGCGCTGCAACAGGCCTTCGCCGGCCACGGTCTACCGGTCAAAGTGTTGTCCGACAACGGATTGGCTTTCTCCGGAAAACACCGTGGGCAGATGGTCGAACTCGAACGCCACCTCGCCGAACACGGCGTCACCGCCATCGCCTCCAGGCCCTATCGCCCGCAAACCTGCGGCAAGAACGAACGCGTCCACCGAACCCTGCGGAAATGGCTCGCCGCCCGCCCACCGGCCGAGAACCTTGCCGTCCTGCAACAGCTTCTCGAGGACTACCGCCACATCTACAACAACCACCGGCGCCACCAAAGCCTCGACGGCCACACCCCACGGCAACGCTACGACGCCAGCCCCAAAGCCACCCCCGCCACCGGCCGCGAAGCCCCCAGCGGCCGCACTCAACGCACCGTCTCAGCCACCGGCGTCATCGCCTTCTCTGGCTGCTCCATCGTCCTGGGCCGAAACTGGACCGGACACACAGCCACCGTGTTCTGGCAAGGCGACCGCGTCACCATCATGATCGGCGACACCATCGCCCGCCAGCTCACCCTCAACCGAGCAGTACGCTACCAACCACTCAACAACAAACTGTCCGACAAGTCCTGA
- the dapA gene encoding 4-hydroxy-tetrahydrodipicolinate synthase, giving the protein MSTPPTAAPGRPFGRVLTAMATPFDADGALDLKRAQELAEHLVELGNDGLVVNGTTGESPTTTDAEKAELVRAVVEAVGDRATIVAGAGTNNTAHSIEQAKQAEAAGAHGILVVTPYYSRPSQAGLYAHFTTVADATELPVMLYDIPPRSIVPIEVDTLLRLAEHPRILAVKDAKGDLIAGSEVIANTQLAYYSGDDGLNLPWVSVGGAGVVSVIGHVVAGRIRGMMDAYESGDTSTARTNHRGMLPVLRAMSRVGGVAFSKAALKLRGFDIGDPRLPIVAASDEQLQAISADLAQGGVPLGESAASDWHGARVAQADSAAAYTAPTSHTSVGTMPR; this is encoded by the coding sequence ATGTCCACTCCACCCACCGCAGCGCCGGGAAGACCGTTCGGGCGCGTGCTCACCGCGATGGCCACCCCCTTCGACGCCGACGGCGCGCTGGACCTGAAGCGGGCGCAGGAGCTGGCCGAACACCTCGTGGAACTGGGCAACGACGGTCTCGTCGTGAACGGCACGACCGGGGAGAGCCCCACCACCACCGACGCCGAGAAGGCCGAGCTGGTCCGCGCCGTCGTCGAAGCCGTCGGCGATCGCGCGACGATCGTCGCCGGGGCGGGCACCAACAACACCGCGCACAGCATCGAGCAGGCCAAGCAGGCCGAAGCGGCCGGCGCCCACGGCATCCTCGTCGTCACGCCGTACTACTCGCGGCCCAGCCAGGCCGGGCTGTACGCGCACTTCACCACGGTCGCCGACGCCACCGAACTGCCCGTGATGCTCTACGACATCCCGCCGCGCTCGATCGTCCCCATCGAGGTCGACACGCTGCTGCGGCTGGCCGAGCACCCGCGCATCCTCGCGGTCAAGGACGCCAAGGGCGACCTGATCGCCGGCTCCGAGGTCATCGCGAACACCCAGCTCGCCTACTACTCCGGTGACGACGGCCTCAACCTGCCGTGGGTCTCGGTCGGCGGCGCGGGCGTGGTCAGCGTGATCGGGCACGTCGTGGCGGGCCGGATCCGCGGCATGATGGATGCCTACGAGTCCGGCGACACCTCCACCGCGCGCACCAACCACCGCGGCATGCTGCCGGTCCTGCGGGCGATGTCCCGCGTCGGCGGGGTCGCGTTCTCGAAGGCGGCCCTCAAGCTGCGCGGATTCGACATCGGCGACCCGCGGCTGCCCATCGTGGCCGCGAGCGACGAACAGCTCCAGGCGATTTCCGCCGATCTCGCCCAAGGGGGCGTGCCGCTCGGGGAAAGCGCCGCCAGTGACTGGCATGGTGCACGAGTGGCACAAGCAGATTCAGCGGCGGCCTACACGGCGCCGACCTCACATACCAGCGTAGGGACCATGCCTCGGTGA
- a CDS encoding ACT domain-containing protein, with the protein MRRLAIDVRPGEYAVARLAPDAPVPANLLDPGEPVLISLTRTPEELSVICPAGLAPAGATVEDGWRLLSVRGPLAFTLTGVIAALSSELAAAGVALFSMSTFDTDHVLVRAAELERAVKALREAGHEVTV; encoded by the coding sequence ATGCGACGCCTCGCGATCGACGTCCGGCCCGGCGAGTACGCGGTCGCCCGCCTCGCCCCGGACGCGCCGGTTCCGGCGAACCTGCTCGACCCCGGCGAGCCCGTGCTGATCTCCCTCACGCGGACGCCGGAGGAGCTGTCGGTGATCTGCCCGGCCGGTCTCGCGCCGGCCGGGGCCACCGTCGAGGACGGCTGGCGGCTGCTGTCGGTCCGCGGACCGCTGGCCTTCACGCTGACCGGCGTCATCGCGGCGCTGTCCAGCGAGCTGGCCGCCGCCGGGGTGGCGCTGTTCTCGATGTCCACTTTCGACACCGACCACGTGCTGGTCCGGGCTGCCGAGCTGGAGCGCGCGGTGAAGGCGCTCCGGGAGGCCGGGCACGAGGTCACGGTCTGA
- a CDS encoding serine/threonine-protein kinase: MTDEQTRPYGPPQQTQQASGARIVAGRYALLGELGRGGMGIVWRAQDQVIGRQVAIKELKFPNAPEDASVLSERMLREVRSGGRLNDPAVVTVYDVVTENGATFIVMELVEAPTLADLVRDRGPLPARQIALVGERVLSALRAAHAAGIVHRDVKPANIMVAPDGRVKLTDFGIAHAADDPRLTTSGMIVGSPAFMAPERVEGRDAMPESDLWSLGTTLFFAAEGIVAFERSTTAATLHAIMTEAPYLTRVQGPLAAAILGLLVTKPEARMSYDQVRSLLAAAQGVQAQPTPPSGGTAMMPQSGQPMTRLAPAPAPAKRNLRPLWLSLAAVAVIGALVGGIFLGRWMAAPEGSSQAQATLTYGINGQVKLGSSGDCYNVPLKEGINLNDGVSCDKDHLLEIFAKRALLEVESSSDDDAQVAEYPGAEAVNRIAEATCSATFNSNVVPAAQRASLTWRAVVPTEAEWKRPVDKNDSNSSSYSRGYYCLLAKTDGSQIPSQITTKVK, encoded by the coding sequence TTGACCGACGAACAGACCCGTCCGTACGGGCCGCCCCAGCAGACCCAGCAGGCCTCCGGCGCGCGGATCGTCGCCGGCCGATACGCCCTGCTGGGCGAGCTCGGCCGCGGCGGGATGGGCATCGTCTGGCGCGCGCAGGACCAGGTGATCGGCCGTCAGGTGGCGATCAAGGAGCTGAAGTTCCCGAACGCGCCCGAGGACGCTTCGGTGCTGTCGGAGCGGATGCTGCGCGAGGTCCGCTCCGGCGGCCGCCTCAACGACCCGGCCGTCGTCACCGTGTACGACGTCGTCACCGAGAACGGCGCCACCTTCATCGTGATGGAGCTGGTCGAGGCGCCGACGCTGGCCGACCTGGTGCGCGACCGCGGGCCGCTGCCCGCCCGGCAGATCGCGCTGGTGGGGGAGCGGGTGCTGTCCGCGCTGCGGGCCGCGCACGCCGCCGGGATCGTGCACCGCGACGTCAAACCCGCGAACATCATGGTCGCGCCGGACGGCCGGGTGAAGCTCACCGACTTCGGCATCGCGCACGCCGCCGACGACCCGCGCCTGACCACCAGCGGCATGATCGTCGGCTCGCCCGCGTTCATGGCGCCGGAGCGAGTCGAGGGCCGCGACGCGATGCCCGAATCCGACCTCTGGTCGCTGGGCACGACGCTGTTCTTCGCCGCGGAAGGCATCGTCGCGTTCGAACGGTCGACCACCGCGGCGACCCTGCACGCGATCATGACCGAGGCCCCGTACCTGACCCGCGTCCAGGGCCCGCTGGCCGCCGCGATCCTCGGCCTGCTGGTCACCAAACCCGAGGCGCGGATGTCCTACGACCAGGTGCGCAGCCTGCTCGCGGCCGCACAGGGCGTGCAGGCCCAGCCGACGCCGCCCTCGGGTGGCACGGCGATGATGCCGCAGTCCGGCCAGCCGATGACGCGGCTCGCCCCGGCCCCGGCTCCGGCGAAGCGCAACCTGCGCCCGCTGTGGCTCAGCCTTGCCGCGGTCGCCGTGATCGGCGCCCTCGTCGGCGGGATCTTCCTCGGCCGCTGGATGGCCGCGCCCGAGGGGAGTTCGCAGGCGCAGGCGACGCTGACGTACGGCATCAACGGCCAGGTCAAGCTCGGTTCGTCCGGGGACTGCTACAACGTGCCGCTCAAAGAGGGCATCAACCTGAACGACGGGGTCAGCTGCGACAAGGATCACCTGCTGGAGATCTTCGCCAAGCGGGCACTGCTCGAAGTCGAGTCTTCCAGCGACGACGACGCGCAGGTCGCCGAGTACCCGGGAGCGGAAGCGGTCAACCGGATCGCCGAGGCGACCTGCTCGGCGACCTTCAACTCGAACGTCGTGCCCGCGGCGCAGCGGGCCTCGCTGACCTGGCGGGCGGTCGTCCCGACCGAGGCGGAGTGGAAGCGGCCCGTGGACAAGAACGACTCGAATTCGTCGAGCTACTCGCGGGGCTACTACTGCCTGCTCGCCAAGACCGACGGGAGCCAGATCCCCTCTCAGATCACGACCAAGGTCAAATAG
- a CDS encoding ribonuclease J, protein MSSLPTGPGPTTPPPALPEGALRVVALGGIGEVGRNMTVFEFGGRLLIVDCGVLFPEDDQPGVDLILPDFRAIEDRLEDIDGLVLTHGHEDHIGAVPFLLRLVPDLKIYGSRFTNALLAAKAKEHRQRPNLIEVREGERRKVGEFDLEFFAVNHSIPDALAVAIRTPAGVVLHTGDIKLDQLPLDGRLTDLAGFSRLGDEGVDLFCVDSTNAEVPGFVMPERDIGPVLDDVVRKVGQRVIVACFASHVHRVQQVLDAAVRHGRRVAFVGRSMVRNMGIAADLGLLNVPDGLLVNLDQASDLPEGKVLFVSTGSQGEPLSALSRMARGEHRQISIRAGDTVVLASSMIPGNETAVFGVVNGLTRLGANVVHQGNAKVHVSGHASAGELLYLYNAVRPSNVMPVHGEWKHLRANGELAVRTGVAPENVVIAEDGVVVDLVDGKATRTGRVEVGHVYVDGLSVGDVGESTLSDRLVLGEGGFIAITVAVDTSTGRAVTRPTVSGRGFSDDPKALDAVVPMVEMELARTEAEGITDTHRIAQAVRRVVGRWVADTYRRRPMIVPTVIPV, encoded by the coding sequence GTGAGTTCATTGCCAACCGGACCCGGACCGACCACCCCACCGCCCGCGCTGCCCGAAGGCGCCTTGCGCGTGGTCGCGCTCGGCGGGATCGGCGAAGTCGGCCGCAACATGACCGTCTTCGAGTTCGGCGGCCGTCTGCTGATCGTCGACTGCGGGGTCCTCTTCCCCGAGGACGACCAGCCCGGCGTCGACCTGATCCTGCCCGACTTCCGCGCGATCGAAGACCGCCTCGAGGACATCGACGGTCTCGTCCTCACCCACGGGCACGAGGACCACATCGGCGCCGTCCCGTTCCTGCTGCGGCTCGTGCCGGACCTGAAGATCTACGGCTCGCGGTTCACGAACGCGCTGCTCGCGGCCAAGGCCAAGGAGCACCGCCAGCGGCCGAACCTGATCGAGGTCCGCGAGGGCGAGCGACGCAAGGTCGGCGAGTTCGACCTCGAGTTCTTCGCGGTCAACCACTCGATCCCGGACGCGCTCGCGGTGGCCATCCGCACGCCCGCGGGGGTCGTGCTGCACACTGGCGACATCAAGCTCGACCAGCTCCCGCTCGACGGCAGGCTGACCGACCTCGCCGGGTTCTCCCGGCTCGGCGACGAGGGCGTGGACCTGTTCTGCGTCGACTCGACCAACGCCGAGGTGCCCGGTTTCGTCATGCCGGAACGCGACATCGGCCCGGTGCTCGACGACGTCGTCCGCAAGGTCGGCCAGCGCGTCATCGTGGCCTGTTTCGCGAGCCACGTGCACCGGGTCCAGCAGGTGCTCGACGCGGCCGTGCGGCACGGGCGCCGGGTCGCGTTCGTCGGCCGGTCGATGGTCCGGAACATGGGCATCGCGGCCGATCTCGGCCTGCTGAACGTGCCCGACGGCCTGCTGGTCAACCTCGACCAGGCCAGTGACCTGCCCGAAGGCAAGGTGCTGTTCGTGTCGACCGGTTCGCAGGGCGAGCCGCTGTCGGCGCTGTCGCGGATGGCGCGCGGCGAACACCGGCAGATCTCGATCCGCGCCGGCGACACCGTCGTGCTGGCCAGCTCGATGATCCCGGGCAACGAGACCGCGGTCTTCGGGGTCGTCAACGGCCTCACCCGGCTCGGCGCGAACGTCGTGCATCAGGGCAACGCCAAGGTGCACGTGTCCGGGCACGCGTCGGCGGGCGAGCTGCTGTACCTGTACAACGCGGTGCGCCCCAGCAACGTCATGCCGGTGCACGGCGAGTGGAAACACCTGCGCGCCAACGGAGAGCTGGCCGTGCGCACCGGCGTCGCCCCGGAGAACGTGGTGATCGCCGAGGACGGCGTCGTGGTCGACCTCGTCGACGGCAAGGCCACGCGGACCGGCCGGGTCGAGGTCGGGCACGTGTACGTCGATGGCCTCTCGGTCGGCGACGTCGGCGAGTCGACCCTGTCCGACCGGCTCGTGCTCGGCGAGGGCGGTTTCATCGCCATCACCGTCGCCGTGGACACCAGCACCGGCCGCGCGGTGACGCGGCCGACGGTGTCCGGACGCGGGTTCTCCGACGACCCGAAGGCGCTCGACGCCGTGGTCCCGATGGTGGAGATGGAACTCGCCAGGACCGAGGCCGAGGGCATCACCGACACGCATCGCATCGCGCAGGCCGTGCGCCGGGTCGTCGGCCGCTGGGTCGCCGACACCTACCGGCGCCGCCCGATGATCGTTCCGACGGTCATCCCCGTTTAA
- a CDS encoding VWA domain-containing protein — translation MGRHATTRTRRRILVPLLALALAAVLGAATWVVVAMARSEPGCEPERVVVAASPDIAPAVTRAARALDLACVTFDVQARESLQLARELSGTAPKPQAWIPSSTLFLRHANGVPASGPSIASSPVVLAVAEPVARELGWPRRSPTWPEVLGHAGIVAGMPDPVRDPVGVSALLALREVAKDAPDPAAAYVALLRKFSATTAGATVFPASENAVLRHNSGLSEGETALVAAYSPAAAALDYPFVEIAGATQRQAEAVAELKRALLYGAATGTPYELRASGGQALRPAETDQRIQAHGQRSAEIPAAAEVDKALRQWAAVNASARVQVLIDVSGSMSAPVPGTGKSRLRITLEAAENALHLFKSASQVRFLAFATKMDGERDYREILPMAPVKQQLTAVDRLRAVRAVPDGQTGLYDSILDVHRLAHQEFERGKLNLVIVMTDGRNTDPGGISRENLVAELGKLRDPERPVPLIAIGIGPDADEAELRQLVAPAGGQAFLSRDPAKIGEVFYGALGRIAGAG, via the coding sequence ATGGGACGCCACGCCACCACCCGGACCCGAAGACGGATACTGGTGCCGCTGCTGGCGCTCGCGCTGGCGGCCGTGCTCGGCGCGGCCACCTGGGTGGTCGTGGCCATGGCGCGATCCGAACCCGGCTGCGAGCCCGAGCGGGTGGTCGTCGCCGCGTCGCCCGACATCGCCCCGGCCGTCACGCGGGCCGCCCGCGCCCTCGATCTCGCGTGTGTCACGTTCGACGTCCAGGCCAGGGAATCCCTCCAGCTGGCGCGGGAACTGTCCGGAACCGCGCCCAAGCCCCAGGCCTGGATTCCGTCTTCGACGCTGTTCCTGAGGCACGCCAACGGGGTTCCCGCCTCCGGGCCGTCGATCGCCAGCTCGCCCGTGGTGCTCGCGGTCGCCGAACCCGTCGCGCGGGAACTCGGCTGGCCCCGCAGATCGCCGACCTGGCCGGAAGTGCTGGGCCACGCCGGGATCGTCGCCGGAATGCCGGATCCGGTGCGTGATCCCGTGGGGGTCTCCGCGTTGCTGGCGCTGCGCGAGGTCGCGAAGGACGCGCCGGATCCGGCGGCCGCGTACGTCGCCTTGCTCCGGAAGTTCTCCGCCACCACGGCCGGTGCGACGGTGTTCCCCGCGTCGGAGAACGCGGTGCTGCGGCACAATTCCGGGCTTTCCGAGGGCGAGACAGCGCTGGTGGCCGCGTACTCGCCCGCGGCCGCCGCGCTCGACTACCCGTTCGTCGAGATCGCGGGGGCGACCCAGCGGCAAGCCGAGGCCGTCGCGGAACTGAAGCGTGCTCTGCTCTACGGCGCCGCGACCGGCACGCCGTACGAACTGCGCGCCTCCGGCGGCCAAGCGTTGCGGCCGGCCGAAACCGATCAGCGCATCCAGGCGCACGGGCAGCGCAGTGCCGAGATCCCGGCCGCCGCCGAGGTCGACAAGGCGCTCCGCCAGTGGGCCGCGGTGAACGCGAGCGCCCGGGTCCAGGTGCTGATCGACGTGTCCGGTTCGATGAGCGCGCCGGTCCCGGGAACCGGGAAGTCCCGTCTGCGGATCACGCTGGAGGCGGCGGAGAACGCGTTGCACTTGTTCAAATCTGCCTCACAGGTCCGTTTCCTGGCCTTCGCGACCAAAATGGACGGTGAACGTGACTACCGCGAGATCCTGCCGATGGCCCCGGTCAAGCAGCAGCTGACGGCGGTCGATCGGTTACGTGCCGTCCGCGCTGTGCCGGACGGGCAGACCGGGCTCTACGACAGCATCCTCGACGTCCATCGGCTGGCACACCAGGAATTCGAGCGGGGAAAGCTGAACCTGGTCATCGTGATGACCGACGGCCGCAACACCGATCCTGGCGGCATCAGTCGCGAGAACCTGGTGGCGGAGCTGGGAAAGTTGCGCGATCCGGAGCGCCCGGTGCCGTTGATCGCCATCGGGATCGGCCCGGACGCCGACGAGGCCGAACTCCGGCAGCTCGTCGCGCCCGCCGGTGGCCAGGCGTTCCTCAGCCGTGATCCCGCGAAGATCGGAGAGGTGTTTTACGGGGCTCTCGGCCGGATCGCCGGCGCTGGATGA